Proteins co-encoded in one Sinobacterium norvegicum genomic window:
- a CDS encoding carotenoid oxygenase family protein, translating into MPVSYKNKVANTLEPSHHPYLNGAWTPNFTEYTATEMEVIGEIPTDIDGVYVRNTENPVQQPIGNYHPFDGDGMIHSMSFRDGKAEYRNRFVRTKGFNAEQEAGEALWAGIANNPELSKRPGCGAQGSIKDASSTDVVIHAGKILSTFWQCGDGYQLDPYTLEQQGTVGWAPIDGISAHPKVDENTGEMLFFNYSKYPPYQHYGVIDRNNKLVHYTPVPLPGPRLPHDMAFSENYSILVDLPLFWDPELLKQGRHHAKYYPDTPTRFGVIPRFGEAKDVRWFEADPTYVLHWMNAYEEGDELILEGYFQDQPDPEPIEGLPRAVGKMMANISISCFQSKLHRWRFNLVTGEVIEQRLDDRPLEFGTFNQSYAGRKSRYVYSVWGEPNWFLFSGMVKHDTDTGESWSLPFGEQRYGSEAPFAPRVDAKDEDDGYLVSFITDMKENRSECILVDAKDIEAGPVCRIILPHRICSGTHATWASGDSIRRYQDGEV; encoded by the coding sequence ATGCCGGTAAGCTATAAAAATAAGGTCGCCAATACCCTCGAGCCCAGCCATCACCCCTATCTCAACGGTGCCTGGACGCCCAACTTCACCGAGTACACCGCCACCGAAATGGAGGTCATCGGCGAGATTCCCACGGATATCGACGGCGTTTATGTGCGTAATACCGAGAACCCGGTACAGCAGCCAATAGGCAATTATCATCCCTTCGATGGCGATGGCATGATTCACTCGATGTCGTTTCGCGATGGCAAGGCTGAATACCGCAACCGCTTTGTTCGCACCAAGGGCTTTAATGCCGAACAGGAGGCTGGCGAAGCACTGTGGGCCGGCATTGCCAACAACCCCGAACTATCAAAGCGCCCCGGTTGCGGTGCACAGGGGTCGATCAAAGATGCCTCTTCAACCGATGTGGTGATTCATGCCGGCAAGATACTGTCAACGTTTTGGCAGTGCGGCGATGGCTATCAACTCGATCCCTATACACTGGAACAACAGGGAACCGTCGGTTGGGCACCCATCGACGGTATTTCGGCGCACCCAAAGGTGGATGAAAACACCGGCGAGATGTTATTTTTTAATTATTCGAAATATCCGCCCTACCAGCACTACGGCGTTATCGACCGCAATAATAAGCTGGTGCACTACACCCCGGTGCCGCTGCCTGGGCCGCGCTTACCCCACGATATGGCATTTTCTGAAAACTATTCAATTCTGGTTGATTTACCCTTGTTTTGGGACCCAGAGTTATTGAAGCAGGGGCGCCATCACGCCAAATACTACCCCGATACACCGACCCGCTTTGGCGTTATTCCGCGTTTTGGCGAGGCCAAGGATGTGCGTTGGTTTGAGGCCGATCCTACCTATGTACTGCACTGGATGAACGCCTACGAAGAGGGTGACGAATTAATCCTCGAGGGCTATTTCCAAGATCAACCTGACCCCGAGCCAATCGAGGGGCTGCCCCGCGCCGTCGGTAAGATGATGGCAAATATCTCCATCAGCTGCTTCCAATCCAAGCTGCATCGCTGGCGTTTCAACCTGGTCACCGGTGAGGTGATCGAACAGCGTCTCGACGACAGACCGCTGGAGTTTGGTACCTTTAATCAGAGCTATGCCGGTCGCAAATCTCGCTATGTGTATAGCGTTTGGGGCGAGCCCAACTGGTTTTTATTTTCCGGCATGGTCAAACACGATACCGACACCGGCGAATCCTGGAGCCTGCCCTTTGGCGAGCAGCGCTATGGCAGCGAGGCCCCCTTTGCGCCGAGAGTCGACGCCAAGGACGAGGATGATGGTTATCTGGTGAGTTTTATCACCGACATGAAGGAGAACCGCTCTGAATGTATTCTGGTCGATGCCAAAGACATCGAAGCCGGCCCGGTCTGCCGCATCATCCTGCCCCACCGCATCTGCAGTGGTACCCATGCTACCTGGGCCAGCGGTGACAGTATTCGACGCTATCAAGACGGAGAGGTTTAA
- a CDS encoding acetyl-CoA C-acyltransferase, with protein MPKAMIVDAVRIPRAVSSSDGAYAHLSPVDLLAPLYQALEQRNGFDSAEVEDVLLGCATQTGAQGANLGKISSLYAGWSNSVSGTTVNRFCCSGLDAINLAASKIIAGMESLVVAGGVEQLSRVPMFADKGAWYSEPKVMRATRFIHMGVAADVIASQQNYSREQLDQLSLQSQQRAEHARQQGYFSPSVIPVLDSHGRAIITDDNAIRPKTTVESLGSLPASFSDFIEPSKALVKDVYPYAPLQALHSAGNSPALVDGASLVLLASEQRCQQLGLTPRASVRHFANASDEPVKMLTGHLRATEKLLRACELGADDIDLWEVNESFAASVLNYQQHFAIDGQKLNVNGSAIALGHPLGATGGNLLATLLDELERRDLKRGVIAICGGAGVGVATLIERL; from the coding sequence ATGCCTAAGGCGATGATTGTCGATGCCGTGCGGATTCCCCGTGCCGTCTCGTCATCCGATGGCGCTTATGCGCATCTCAGCCCTGTCGATCTGTTAGCTCCACTGTATCAAGCGCTGGAGCAACGTAACGGTTTCGACAGCGCCGAGGTAGAGGATGTGTTACTCGGCTGCGCCACCCAAACCGGTGCCCAGGGCGCCAACCTCGGTAAAATTTCCTCACTTTATGCTGGCTGGTCGAACAGCGTTTCTGGTACCACGGTTAACCGTTTTTGCTGCTCCGGCCTCGATGCCATCAATTTGGCGGCCAGTAAGATTATCGCTGGCATGGAATCGTTGGTGGTCGCCGGTGGTGTCGAACAACTGAGCCGCGTACCGATGTTTGCCGATAAAGGCGCCTGGTACAGTGAACCAAAGGTAATGCGAGCCACCCGTTTTATTCATATGGGTGTGGCCGCCGATGTGATTGCCAGTCAACAGAATTATAGCCGTGAGCAGCTCGATCAGCTGTCACTGCAGTCGCAGCAGCGGGCTGAACATGCTCGCCAGCAGGGTTACTTTTCGCCATCGGTCATCCCTGTGCTCGATAGTCATGGCCGAGCTATTATCACCGACGATAATGCCATACGACCAAAGACCACAGTCGAATCGTTAGGATCTCTGCCAGCCAGCTTCAGTGATTTTATCGAACCATCAAAGGCGCTGGTGAAAGATGTATACCCGTATGCGCCGCTGCAGGCACTGCACAGTGCCGGCAATTCACCGGCCTTGGTCGATGGTGCCTCACTGGTGTTATTGGCCAGCGAGCAACGCTGCCAGCAATTGGGTTTAACCCCCCGCGCCAGTGTTCGGCATTTCGCCAACGCCAGTGATGAGCCGGTAAAAATGCTGACCGGCCACCTGCGTGCCACCGAGAAATTACTGCGAGCCTGTGAACTCGGCGCCGACGACATTGACCTTTGGGAGGTCAATGAGTCCTTTGCCGCCAGCGTGCTCAACTATCAACAACACTTTGCCATCGACGGACAAAAACTCAATGTAAACGGCAGCGCTATTGCACTCGGTCATCCCCTCGGCGCCACTGGCGGCAACCTATTAGCCACACTGTTAGACGAGTTGGAGCGACGCGACCTCAAGCGCGGCGTGATTGCCATCTGTGGCGGTGCCGGTGTCGGCGTCGCCACCTTGATCGAGCGTCTATAG
- a CDS encoding acetyl-CoA acetyltransferase, with translation MASEPIYLLGGHQSDFCRNVYRDGGTIADLFIDTVRDGLTSTQLNAGDIDVGHVGNFVSALFTGQGHLGGFFGHVDPAMANMPASSHEAACASGSMAMMAAMANLESGRYGIACVLGVEVMRNIDGAQAADNLRPAAWRDKEWQDTPYVWPCAFDGMIELYQQRHGLNKQHLNAISQQNFANAKLNPNAQSRQWQFNDHSFTDNDQHNPRIIGNIRRQDCGQITDGAAVVFLATESRARDYAKARGISLDSIPKIKGWGHINAPMLFSEKLKASQPGGLLLPHVQQLFQQTLARAKLANLDSIDGLEVHDCFNITQYMVIDHTGLYPPGEAWKAIENGDTIAGGQLPINMSGGLIGAGHPVGATGIRMALDCYKQVTDSAGGYQIDGARNMMTFNLGGSTTTCASLIIGR, from the coding sequence ATGGCTTCAGAACCAATCTATCTACTCGGCGGCCACCAGAGTGACTTCTGTCGTAATGTTTATCGTGATGGCGGCACCATCGCCGACCTTTTTATCGATACCGTCCGCGACGGCTTAACGTCGACACAGTTGAATGCCGGCGACATCGACGTCGGCCATGTCGGTAATTTTGTCTCGGCACTGTTTACCGGCCAGGGTCATCTCGGTGGTTTCTTTGGCCATGTCGACCCCGCCATGGCGAATATGCCGGCCTCCAGCCATGAAGCCGCCTGCGCCTCGGGCTCGATGGCAATGATGGCTGCCATGGCCAACTTGGAATCTGGCCGCTATGGCATCGCCTGTGTATTAGGTGTCGAGGTAATGCGTAACATCGATGGTGCCCAGGCCGCCGACAATTTAAGACCGGCAGCCTGGCGCGACAAAGAATGGCAGGATACACCCTATGTCTGGCCCTGCGCCTTCGATGGCATGATCGAGCTATACCAGCAGCGCCACGGTTTAAACAAGCAACATCTAAACGCCATCTCGCAGCAGAATTTTGCCAATGCCAAGCTAAACCCCAACGCCCAAAGTCGTCAATGGCAGTTCAACGACCACAGTTTTACCGACAACGACCAGCATAACCCGAGGATTATCGGTAATATTCGGCGTCAGGACTGCGGCCAAATTACCGACGGGGCAGCAGTGGTATTTTTAGCCACCGAAAGTCGCGCCCGCGATTATGCCAAGGCCCGCGGCATCAGCCTGGACAGCATTCCGAAAATCAAGGGTTGGGGGCATATCAATGCGCCGATGCTGTTCAGTGAAAAACTCAAGGCCAGTCAACCCGGCGGCTTGTTACTGCCTCATGTACAGCAGCTGTTTCAACAAACACTGGCCCGGGCCAAATTGGCCAACCTCGATAGCATCGACGGCCTGGAAGTACACGATTGCTTCAACATTACCCAGTATATGGTGATCGATCACACCGGCTTATATCCCCCCGGTGAGGCGTGGAAGGCGATTGAAAATGGCGACACCATTGCCGGCGGACAACTACCGATTAATATGAGCGGCGGATTGATTGGCGCCGGCCATCCGGTAGGCGCCACCGGTATCAGAATGGCCTTGGACTGCTATAAACAGGTCACCGACAGCGCTGGCGGTTATCAGATTGACGGCGCCCGCAACATGATGACGTTTAACCTTGGCGGTAGTACCACCACCTGCGCCAGCCTGATTATCGGCCGTTAA
- a CDS encoding winged helix-turn-helix transcriptional regulator: MQQYTQRIVNTPMARGLDVIGDRWTLLILRDAFVGRCRFEDFRRYIGISKATLSRRLEALISEDVMVKRAYNKAGNRYEYKLTAKGQGMFASSLLAWQWESEWGTASDGSSPAPLPQQLLHRDCGHDLAPLVVCQYCQQGFSIEDVRLPAGDNMVDQLGDMQSVGQQRRVRASSGGGEQDLSLVHISDLIGDRWTLLLLIAAFFGAKRYDSFAKTLNIASNILTARLNLLVDVEVFERSDYQLNPPRSEYLLTTKGRSLYPIVMSLRQWVIDWLPEEEQGAELIHQPCGQPLKVAVHCGHCGEKPNIKSISFVSPQ; the protein is encoded by the coding sequence ATGCAGCAATATACACAACGCATTGTTAATACGCCAATGGCTCGCGGCTTGGATGTGATCGGCGATCGCTGGACGCTGCTTATTCTGCGCGATGCCTTTGTCGGCCGCTGCCGGTTTGAAGACTTTCGGCGGTATATTGGCATCAGCAAGGCAACACTGTCGCGTCGATTGGAGGCGCTGATCAGCGAGGACGTAATGGTTAAGCGAGCCTATAACAAGGCCGGTAATCGTTACGAATATAAGCTGACGGCCAAGGGGCAGGGCATGTTTGCCTCGTCGCTGCTGGCATGGCAGTGGGAGAGTGAATGGGGCACAGCCAGCGATGGTTCGTCGCCAGCACCACTGCCGCAGCAACTACTGCACCGAGATTGCGGCCATGACCTGGCACCCTTGGTGGTCTGTCAGTATTGTCAGCAGGGCTTTAGTATTGAGGATGTACGATTGCCGGCCGGCGACAACATGGTTGACCAGTTAGGTGATATGCAGTCGGTGGGGCAGCAGCGTCGGGTGCGTGCCAGCAGTGGCGGTGGCGAGCAAGACTTATCGTTAGTACATATCAGTGATTTGATTGGTGATCGTTGGACGCTGCTGTTATTAATCGCCGCCTTCTTCGGCGCCAAGCGTTATGACAGCTTTGCCAAGACGCTGAATATCGCCTCTAACATCCTCACCGCTCGGCTGAATTTACTGGTTGACGTCGAGGTGTTTGAGCGCAGTGATTATCAACTAAACCCGCCGCGCAGCGAGTATCTGTTAACGACAAAGGGAAGGTCGCTTTATCCGATCGTCATGTCTTTACGCCAGTGGGTAATCGACTGGCTGCCCGAGGAGGAACAGGGGGCGGAGTTAATCCATCAGCCCTGTGGACAGCCGCTAAAAGTCGCCGTGCACTGTGGCCACTGCGGTGAAAAACCCAACATCAAAAGTATTAGCTTTGTCTCACCGCAGTAG
- a CDS encoding acyl-CoA thioesterase has translation MSKLQNNHPQDIDYDGLNWDHPAPFIYKLTATAADIDSYNHVNNSVYIRWLDECARANSKATGVDADAADDFGFGMAVRDSHVSYLLASYCDDDLLVGTWISKNDGRLRIRRQFQIIRPADGATILRASLDYVCFNLKTGKACKMPALFRDFYPVANAFQPPQSDELSP, from the coding sequence ATGAGCAAACTGCAGAACAACCACCCTCAAGACATCGATTACGATGGTCTCAACTGGGATCACCCTGCGCCGTTTATTTATAAGCTCACTGCCACCGCCGCCGATATCGACAGTTACAATCATGTCAATAATTCAGTCTATATTCGCTGGCTGGATGAATGCGCCCGAGCCAATTCAAAGGCCACCGGCGTCGACGCCGATGCCGCCGACGACTTTGGCTTTGGCATGGCGGTTCGTGACAGCCATGTCAGTTACCTGCTGGCCAGCTATTGTGACGATGACTTATTAGTCGGCACGTGGATCAGTAAAAACGATGGACGCCTGCGCATCCGCCGGCAATTCCAAATTATCCGCCCCGCCGATGGTGCCACTATTTTACGCGCCTCCCTAGACTATGTTTGCTTTAATTTAAAAACAGGCAAGGCCTGCAAAATGCCGGCCTTATTCCGCGATTTTTACCCCGTCGCCAACGCCTTTCAACCACCCCAGTCTGATGAGCTATCGCCCTAA
- a CDS encoding DJ-1/PfpI family protein: MMNIAIITCEGFNELDSFIALGILNRMKSAGWQVQITCPTATVTSMNGVTIEAQQPLEFANSADVVLFGSGIYTRDIVVDSSILDRLKLDPSKQLIGAQCSGTLLMAKLGLLNNTPACTDLTTKPWVIDAGVEVLNQAFVANGNIATAGGCMASQYLATWVIAKLAGTSAAEQAIHYVAPVGEKDTTVGRSLAVIKSYI, encoded by the coding sequence ATGATGAACATTGCTATTATCACCTGTGAAGGTTTTAACGAACTCGATTCCTTTATCGCCCTGGGTATTCTCAATCGGATGAAGAGTGCCGGCTGGCAGGTACAAATTACCTGCCCGACAGCCACCGTCACCTCGATGAACGGCGTCACCATCGAGGCACAACAGCCACTCGAATTCGCTAACAGTGCCGATGTGGTGTTGTTCGGCAGCGGTATTTACACCCGCGATATCGTCGTCGATAGCAGCATCCTCGACCGTCTCAAGCTTGACCCATCCAAACAGCTTATCGGTGCCCAATGCTCCGGCACCCTATTAATGGCCAAACTCGGCCTGCTCAATAACACCCCGGCCTGTACCGACCTCACCACCAAGCCCTGGGTGATCGACGCCGGCGTCGAGGTGTTAAACCAAGCCTTTGTCGCCAACGGCAACATTGCCACCGCAGGCGGCTGCATGGCATCACAATACCTCGCCACCTGGGTCATCGCTAAACTGGCGGGCACCAGCGCCGCCGAACAAGCGATTCACTATGTGGCACCGGTGGGAGAAAAAGACACCACCGTCGGTCGCAGCCTGGCAGTTATTAAAAGCTATATTTAA
- the gltS gene encoding sodium/glutamate symporter: protein MEEITIKGFVSFTIAIILLFVGKHATQRFATLRKYSIPEPVIGGFLCASVVAVLYYIFDKQVTFNLEVRDILLLYFFAGIGLNADFKTLISGGKPLLILTLMAVVYIVLQNFVGIGVATAFGMEPLMGMMSGSISLIGGVGTTVAWAPIFDEMGISGASEIGIASNTIGLLAACLIGGPVANYLIKRDNLATGSHEALDIGIQHNTEAKLDYFGVLHAWLILNVCIIFGYGLDMIIAETGLKLPMFVSCLIVGIIIGNLKIYVLKREFNENSQQGLGMISDISLGMFLTMALMGLQLWQLQSAMVFLASVMTLQALLSVIFTVFIVYRFMGRDYEAAVISSGFGGITLGSTATAIVNMTAVTQQNGAAHRAFIIVPLVCGFFIDLANAMIINYFVGAIG from the coding sequence ATGGAAGAAATCACCATTAAAGGATTTGTCTCCTTTACCATTGCTATTATATTGCTGTTTGTCGGCAAACACGCCACCCAGCGTTTCGCCACATTGCGCAAATACAGTATTCCCGAGCCAGTCATCGGCGGTTTCTTATGCGCCTCCGTGGTGGCTGTGTTGTATTATATTTTCGATAAACAGGTGACCTTCAATTTAGAAGTACGCGATATTTTGCTGCTTTATTTCTTCGCCGGCATAGGCCTCAACGCCGATTTTAAAACCTTAATTTCCGGCGGCAAACCGCTGCTTATTCTCACCCTGATGGCCGTGGTGTATATCGTATTGCAAAACTTTGTCGGTATCGGTGTCGCCACCGCCTTCGGCATGGAGCCGCTGATGGGCATGATGTCGGGCTCTATTTCGTTAATCGGCGGCGTCGGTACCACCGTCGCCTGGGCACCTATCTTTGATGAGATGGGTATCAGTGGCGCCTCTGAAATCGGTATTGCCAGCAATACTATCGGCCTACTCGCCGCCTGTTTAATCGGTGGCCCAGTCGCCAACTATCTGATCAAACGCGACAACTTAGCCACCGGCAGTCACGAGGCACTCGACATCGGCATACAACATAATACCGAGGCGAAACTCGACTATTTTGGTGTGCTACACGCTTGGTTGATACTCAATGTCTGCATAATATTTGGTTACGGTCTGGATATGATTATCGCCGAAACCGGACTTAAATTACCGATGTTTGTCTCTTGTTTGATCGTCGGTATTATTATCGGCAATTTAAAAATATATGTGCTCAAACGCGAATTTAACGAAAACTCACAGCAGGGTTTAGGCATGATTTCAGACATCAGTCTGGGTATGTTTTTAACCATGGCGTTGATGGGTTTACAATTATGGCAACTGCAGAGCGCAATGGTCTTCCTCGCCTCGGTGATGACACTGCAGGCACTGTTATCAGTTATCTTTACCGTCTTCATCGTCTACCGCTTTATGGGCAGAGACTACGAGGCCGCCGTTATCAGCTCTGGCTTTGGCGGCATTACCCTGGGTTCAACCGCCACAGCCATCGTCAATATGACGGCGGTAACCCAACAGAATGGTGCCGCCCACCGCGCCTTCATCATCGTGCCACTGGTCTGCGGCTTCTTTATTGATTTAGCCAATGCCATGATTATTAATTATTTTGTCGGCGCTATCGGTTGA
- a CDS encoding tetratricopeptide repeat protein codes for MSELHFIRPLWLLLLMPLLTACYLLIKNRPKQALAKIIAPHLLAYFSTGQGQRSRLSPTAVLLAFLVLLVVIAAGPSWQPEPNTQAVDSTPTTIVVDLSSTMAANDIAPNRLENAKLKLLQLLALKQNGPVGVWVYAGSSHLLLPPTVDREVLSLYLSSLSTGLVPRAGKDLAALLARPELQPEVVAGSLLIVSDSLDGANMRALADFNRQPNSQVLFWKFGFEPRLSTSAVKTLQMTGDDSDVQQVVRWLNSYSYFDPADETIQWQEAGYWLVFVAIALALLWFRRGWSVDWRLGSALLLPLVMLLSAAAPAPAMAQPNGDRKQCGHLLMNVLLSPDQQGQWYYQRGNYRCAALLFEDRQWKAQALLKSGQWQWALTLMNKMPESAQRSLNIGLAYANLQRFRSAETWFQHSLEQQPNSQAAQQNLAVLAEVFELMSLRADGQGTAGEDMTADHVLSLQEDMEVEQSEDIEEVINSADLIADEHLTKIWLEQVKSRPEVFLRNKFSLQLQRQSGAQQGADNE; via the coding sequence ATGAGTGAATTACATTTTATTCGCCCACTGTGGTTGTTATTGCTGATGCCGCTGTTAACTGCCTGTTATCTGTTGATCAAAAATCGGCCGAAACAGGCCTTGGCCAAGATTATTGCGCCGCATTTGCTGGCCTACTTTAGCACCGGCCAAGGGCAGAGATCTCGGCTGTCACCCACTGCTGTGTTGCTGGCTTTTCTAGTGTTGTTGGTTGTTATTGCCGCCGGCCCCAGCTGGCAGCCCGAGCCCAATACTCAGGCTGTGGACAGCACGCCGACAACAATTGTTGTCGACTTATCGTCGACTATGGCAGCCAATGATATCGCGCCAAATCGCTTGGAAAATGCCAAGTTAAAATTGTTGCAACTGTTGGCCTTAAAGCAAAACGGCCCTGTTGGTGTTTGGGTCTATGCCGGCAGCAGCCATCTTCTGTTGCCACCGACAGTGGACAGAGAGGTGTTATCGCTGTACCTGTCCAGCTTATCCACCGGCCTGGTGCCCAGGGCGGGCAAGGACTTGGCAGCGCTGTTAGCTCGGCCGGAGCTGCAGCCTGAGGTGGTTGCCGGTAGTTTGCTGATTGTCTCCGACAGCCTCGACGGGGCTAATATGCGCGCCTTAGCCGACTTTAACCGTCAACCTAATAGTCAGGTATTGTTTTGGAAATTTGGCTTTGAACCAAGGCTGTCCACCTCGGCTGTCAAGACCTTGCAGATGACCGGCGATGACAGCGATGTGCAGCAGGTTGTTCGCTGGTTGAATAGCTACAGTTATTTTGACCCCGCGGATGAAACGATACAGTGGCAGGAGGCGGGTTACTGGTTGGTGTTTGTAGCCATTGCGCTTGCCCTGCTGTGGTTTCGCCGTGGCTGGAGTGTCGATTGGCGGCTGGGCTCGGCACTGCTGCTGCCGCTGGTAATGCTGCTCTCTGCCGCGGCACCAGCACCGGCAATGGCGCAGCCCAATGGCGACAGAAAGCAGTGTGGACACCTGTTAATGAATGTCTTGCTAAGCCCAGATCAGCAGGGCCAGTGGTATTATCAGCGGGGTAATTATCGCTGTGCGGCACTGCTGTTTGAAGACCGACAGTGGAAGGCTCAGGCACTGTTAAAAAGCGGGCAGTGGCAGTGGGCGTTGACGCTGATGAACAAAATGCCTGAGTCCGCTCAACGCAGTCTTAATATTGGCCTGGCCTACGCAAATTTACAGCGTTTTCGCAGCGCCGAAACGTGGTTTCAGCACAGCCTGGAACAGCAGCCGAACAGCCAGGCGGCACAGCAAAATTTGGCAGTTTTAGCCGAGGTGTTCGAATTGATGTCGCTGCGTGCCGATGGTCAGGGAACCGCCGGAGAGGATATGACGGCTGATCATGTGCTTTCGCTGCAAGAGGACATGGAGGTGGAGCAGTCCGAGGACATAGAAGAGGTGATTAACAGTGCGGATTTAATAGCCGATGAGCATCTGACCAAGATTTGGTTAGAGCAGGTCAAGTCTCGGCCAGAGGTGTTTTTACGCAATAAGTTTTCACTGCAGCTACAGCGCCAGTCGGGGGCGCAACAGGGGGCCGACAATGAATAA
- a CDS encoding VWA domain-containing protein: MIRFDHPWMLLLLLLPVLMVFLPSHKTQVQAIKYSRFKKLLELSGQHPSSAAVILRRRVWQKTLAVLSYVSLVIAACYPVYYGQPFTVEQSGRQMIAAVDLSGSMEASDFEDDLGRNQRRVDVVKTILDDFLKTRQSDRIALVAFGDDAYLQAPFTSDYSLLSTLLNEMDVRMAGSGTALGDAIGVAVNHFEGSKVEHKVLLLLTDGRDTSSRFSPLDAARHAGEKHITIYPIAIGNPENVGEEAMDMEMLAELAELTGGQVFSAMNADDMRRVYDEIDRLEPELFSSHVVTPKTPLYFYPIIVCLTVVMLSLLLVMLVQWLRRRVRPSLEVIDE; the protein is encoded by the coding sequence ATGATACGCTTTGATCACCCGTGGATGCTGCTGTTGCTGTTGTTGCCTGTGTTGATGGTATTTTTACCCAGCCACAAAACACAGGTGCAGGCGATAAAATACAGCCGCTTTAAAAAACTGTTAGAGCTCAGTGGCCAGCATCCCAGCAGCGCAGCGGTTATTCTACGGCGTAGAGTTTGGCAAAAAACACTGGCGGTGTTGAGCTATGTGTCGCTGGTCATCGCCGCCTGTTACCCGGTGTATTATGGTCAGCCATTTACCGTCGAGCAAAGCGGTCGCCAAATGATTGCCGCCGTCGACCTATCCGGCTCGATGGAGGCCAGCGACTTCGAGGACGACCTAGGCCGCAATCAACGGCGAGTCGATGTGGTAAAAACGATACTGGATGACTTTTTAAAAACCCGTCAAAGCGATCGGATAGCCCTGGTGGCCTTCGGTGATGATGCCTATTTGCAGGCGCCGTTCACCAGTGACTATTCGCTGTTGTCGACTCTGCTGAATGAGATGGATGTGCGTATGGCAGGCTCAGGCACTGCCTTGGGCGATGCGATTGGGGTGGCGGTCAACCACTTTGAGGGCAGCAAGGTTGAGCATAAAGTATTATTGCTGCTGACCGATGGCCGCGATACCAGTAGCCGATTTTCACCGTTGGATGCCGCCCGCCATGCCGGTGAAAAGCACATTACTATTTATCCCATTGCCATCGGTAACCCTGAAAATGTCGGTGAGGAGGCAATGGATATGGAGATGCTGGCCGAGTTAGCTGAGCTGACTGGCGGCCAGGTATTCAGCGCGATGAACGCGGATGATATGCGCCGGGTTTACGATGAAATAGATCGTCTCGAACCAGAATTATTTTCCAGTCATGTGGTCACCCCGAAAACGCCGTTGTACTTCTATCCGATTATTGTCTGCCTGACGGTGGTGATGTTGAGTCTGTTGCTGGTCATGCTGGTGCAGTGGCTGCGGCGGCGTGTAAGGCCAAGCCTGGAGGTGATCGATGAGTGA
- a CDS encoding DUF4381 domain-containing protein, whose amino-acid sequence MKGLYYFASADSNSGSVTDFAQHLLNKLHWGNQPEPVSWLPNTPFWTVLAYGISALVLLYMAKKIHHYRRQSYIRQAQKRCQTLLATKSYQHLPLLIKQLCQQRWPEEKLAHVSMAELPPRLLALQGGQALSQHTCEQLESIAYQQNHSLSQRQVRELQAWFKEFQ is encoded by the coding sequence ATGAAGGGGCTGTATTATTTTGCCAGTGCTGACAGTAATAGTGGCAGCGTCACAGACTTCGCCCAGCACCTGCTTAATAAACTGCACTGGGGCAATCAACCAGAGCCTGTTAGTTGGCTGCCCAATACGCCGTTTTGGACGGTTCTGGCCTACGGGATATCGGCTCTGGTGTTGCTTTACATGGCAAAAAAAATTCACCACTACCGCCGTCAGAGTTATATTCGCCAGGCGCAAAAGCGCTGTCAGACGTTGCTGGCGACTAAGAGTTACCAGCATTTACCGCTGCTGATTAAGCAGCTGTGCCAACAGCGTTGGCCTGAGGAAAAATTGGCTCATGTATCGATGGCTGAGTTACCCCCCCGACTGCTGGCACTGCAGGGGGGGCAGGCGCTGTCGCAGCATACCTGTGAACAGCTGGAATCCATTGCCTATCAACAAAACCACAGTCTGAGTCAGCGCCAGGTCCGAGAGTTGCAAGCTTGGTTTAAGGAGTTTCAATGA